Proteins from a genomic interval of Bradyrhizobium sp. CCBAU 53340:
- a CDS encoding DUF3141 domain-containing protein: protein MSMETPNLPDGPMSGLVASAVEYLVDAGQRSVLFLDIMRRRGDQYREHVAQTAPHVLQYAAELIIDGRKLDEPVNYALVRIIPPEGVEIDLERRPFIVVDPRAGHGPGIGGFKADSEIGVAMKAGHPCYFVGFLPEPMPGQTIERIARAEALFIEKVISLHPKADGKPCVIGNCQAGWAVMILASLRPELFGPLIIAGAPLAYWAGVHGKYPMRYSGGLLGGSWLTALASDLGAGKFDGAWLVQNFENQNPSNTLWTKQYNVYSKVDTEADRYLEFERWWGGHVNLNAEEIQFIVDELFIGNNLAAGRIEMSDGQKVDLRNIRSPILVFCSEGDNVTPPQQALDWILDCYADVDEIRAYGQTIVYTVHKSIGHLGIFVSGGVAKKEHAEFSENIDLIDVLPPGLYEATFEAKDEETTSSDLVVGKWVMRCEARTLDDIRAMGGNSPEDERRFAAAKRVSEINLAAYRKFVQPWIKKVANPQLAEAMRNLHPLRLQYEAFSSRNPLMATIQSAADQIEDNRKPVSKDNPFLAFQEQMSKQIVHALDSWRDATEALSETVFLNLYGSPALQAALGIDPKSEPSRRREMSAEHQAMLEERIAQLKSKIGEGGPREAAIRSLLYIGSARGMVDERSIEALRRVRRDYGGVRLSLSEFKSLVREQFFMLLLDREGALAAIPKLLPDDINQRRALIASMREVLSASGKIAGESASRLQRIAALLGVDAEEGSATNVAPFDQAKAS from the coding sequence ATGTCGATGGAAACTCCAAATCTCCCTGATGGTCCCATGTCCGGGCTCGTTGCCTCGGCAGTGGAATATCTGGTGGACGCAGGACAGCGAAGCGTGTTGTTCCTGGACATCATGCGCCGGCGCGGCGACCAATATCGCGAGCACGTCGCGCAGACGGCCCCCCACGTCCTGCAATATGCCGCCGAACTGATCATCGACGGCCGCAAGCTCGACGAGCCGGTCAATTATGCGCTGGTCCGTATCATTCCGCCCGAGGGCGTCGAAATCGATCTCGAGCGGCGCCCGTTCATCGTCGTCGATCCACGCGCGGGACACGGCCCCGGCATCGGCGGCTTCAAGGCCGACAGCGAGATCGGCGTCGCGATGAAGGCGGGTCATCCCTGCTATTTCGTCGGCTTCCTGCCGGAGCCGATGCCGGGACAGACCATCGAGCGCATTGCCCGCGCCGAGGCGCTGTTCATCGAGAAAGTCATCAGCCTGCATCCGAAAGCCGACGGTAAACCCTGTGTGATCGGCAACTGCCAGGCCGGCTGGGCTGTGATGATCCTGGCCTCGTTGCGGCCGGAACTGTTCGGACCGTTGATCATCGCGGGCGCGCCGCTGGCCTATTGGGCGGGCGTGCACGGCAAATATCCGATGCGCTACTCGGGCGGATTGCTGGGCGGAAGCTGGCTGACGGCGCTCGCCAGCGATCTCGGCGCCGGCAAGTTCGACGGCGCGTGGCTCGTGCAGAACTTCGAGAACCAGAATCCGTCCAACACGCTCTGGACCAAGCAGTACAACGTCTATTCCAAGGTCGACACCGAGGCGGACCGCTATCTCGAATTCGAACGCTGGTGGGGCGGGCACGTCAATCTGAACGCCGAGGAGATTCAGTTCATCGTCGATGAGCTCTTCATCGGCAACAATCTCGCTGCCGGCAGGATCGAGATGTCGGATGGCCAGAAGGTCGATCTCCGCAACATCCGATCGCCCATATTGGTGTTCTGTTCCGAGGGCGACAACGTGACGCCGCCCCAGCAGGCGCTCGACTGGATCCTCGATTGCTACGCGGACGTCGATGAGATCAGAGCCTATGGGCAGACCATCGTCTACACGGTTCACAAGAGCATCGGCCATCTCGGCATTTTCGTCTCCGGCGGCGTCGCCAAGAAGGAGCATGCGGAATTCTCCGAGAACATCGATTTGATCGACGTGCTGCCGCCCGGGCTCTACGAGGCAACGTTCGAAGCCAAAGACGAGGAGACGACGAGTTCGGACCTCGTCGTCGGAAAATGGGTGATGCGCTGCGAGGCGCGGACGCTCGATGACATCAGGGCCATGGGCGGAAATTCGCCGGAGGACGAGCGACGTTTCGCCGCCGCCAAGCGCGTCTCGGAAATCAACCTGGCTGCCTACCGGAAGTTTGTTCAGCCCTGGATCAAGAAGGTCGCGAATCCGCAATTGGCGGAGGCGATGCGCAATTTGCATCCGCTGCGACTGCAGTACGAGGCATTCAGCAGCCGTAACCCGTTGATGGCGACGATTCAGTCGGCGGCGGACCAGATCGAGGACAATCGCAAGCCGGTTTCGAAAGACAATCCCTTCCTGGCATTTCAGGAGCAGATGTCCAAGCAGATCGTCCACGCGCTCGATAGCTGGCGCGACGCAACCGAGGCGCTGAGCGAAACGGTCTTCCTGAACCTGTACGGATCGCCGGCCCTGCAGGCTGCGCTGGGGATCGATCCAAAATCGGAGCCGTCGCGTCGTCGGGAAATGTCCGCGGAGCACCAGGCGATGCTCGAAGAGCGGATTGCTCAACTGAAATCAAAGATCGGCGAGGGAGGGCCCCGTGAGGCGGCCATTCGTAGCCTGCTCTATATCGGCTCGGCGCGCGGAATGGTCGACGAGCGCAGCATCGAGGCGCTGCGCCGCGTGCGGCGGGACTATGGTGGAGTTCGTCTGTCGCTCTCCGAGTTCAAGAGCCTGGTTCGAGAGCAGTTCTTCATGCTGCTGCTGGATCGGGAGGGTGCCCTCGCTGCCATTCCGAAGCTGTTGCCCGACGACATCAATCAGCGGCGGGCGTTGATTGCGTCGATGCGCGAGGTGCTGTCCGCCAGTGGCAAGATCGCCGGAGAGAGCGCAAGCCGCCTGCAGCGGATTGCCGCACTTCTCGGAGTCGATGCGGAAGAGGGGAGTGCGACCAACGTGGCCCCTTTCGACCAGGCGAAGGCATCGTAG
- a CDS encoding phosphate acetyltransferase, whose product MSADTVQAQSSSKYDRLIAAAKAVSPLPTVVVHPCDETSLRGAFDSAQAGIIRPILVGPEAKVRDTARKFGLDISGFEVVDAAHSEDAATKGVELIHAAKGEMLMKGSLHTDELMRAVTAKAGGLRTDRRISHVFVMDVPAYAETLFVTDAAINIFPDLDAKRDIIQNAIDLYTQAGFGKAPRVAILSAVETVTSKIPSTIEAAALCKMADRGQITGGVLDGPLAFDNAIDLEAARIKGIKSEVAGRAQILVVPDLEAGNMLAKNLAYFAKADGAGIVLGARVPVVLTSRADTPRARMASCAVASLYANARRQHAPTVAA is encoded by the coding sequence ATGTCAGCCGATACCGTGCAAGCGCAGTCTTCCAGCAAATATGATCGGCTGATCGCGGCCGCCAAGGCCGTTTCTCCGCTCCCGACCGTCGTCGTGCATCCCTGCGACGAGACGTCGCTGCGCGGAGCATTCGATAGCGCACAAGCGGGCATCATCCGGCCGATCCTGGTGGGCCCCGAAGCCAAGGTCAGGGACACCGCCAGAAAGTTTGGTCTCGACATTTCGGGCTTCGAGGTCGTCGACGCCGCGCATAGCGAGGACGCTGCCACCAAAGGAGTCGAGCTGATCCATGCTGCCAAGGGCGAGATGCTGATGAAGGGCAGCCTGCACACCGATGAGCTGATGCGGGCCGTCACGGCCAAGGCGGGAGGCCTGCGCACCGATCGCCGGATCAGCCATGTGTTCGTCATGGATGTGCCGGCCTATGCCGAGACCCTGTTCGTGACGGACGCAGCCATCAACATCTTCCCCGACCTGGACGCCAAGCGCGATATCATACAGAACGCGATCGATCTCTACACGCAGGCCGGCTTCGGCAAGGCGCCGCGCGTTGCCATCCTGTCGGCGGTCGAAACCGTCACCTCCAAAATTCCCTCGACGATTGAGGCGGCCGCACTCTGCAAGATGGCGGATCGCGGCCAGATTACGGGCGGCGTGCTCGACGGGCCGCTAGCATTCGACAATGCGATCGACCTTGAGGCGGCGCGCATCAAGGGCATCAAGTCCGAGGTCGCCGGCCGGGCGCAAATTCTTGTCGTTCCCGATCTTGAGGCGGGGAACATGCTGGCAAAGAATCTCGCGTACTTTGCCAAGGCCGACGGGGCCGGCATCGTGCTGGGCGCGCGCGTGCCGGTCGTGTTGACCTCGCGGGCGGATACGCCGCGTGCGCGGATGGCGTCCTGCGCGGTGGCCTCGCTCTATGCCAACGCACGTCGCCAGCACGCCCCCACAGTAGCTGCGTGA
- a CDS encoding acetate/propionate family kinase translates to MDTILVVNAGSSSVKFQIFSVEGDGRLRRQIKGQMDGIGARPRLKASGAGGDSLADRAYPIEAVPDVSTAMGVAGEWLREELRIHPIAIGHRVVHGGPDYDKPVLIDHGVVGRLERLINLAPLHQPHNLSPIRSILTNFPTLPQVACFDTAFHRTHGALADYYAIPHRLHAEGVRRYGFHGLSYEYIARTLPSVAPEIAKRRVIVAHLGSGASMCAIKDGRSVESTMGFTALDGLPMGTRPGQLDPGVVLYLITEKGMSAASVQDFLYRECGLKGLSGVSNDMRELEKSADAKAKLAIDYFAYRIGLNAGMLAAALQGLDAFVFTAGIGENSATIRARVAEQLGWLGVALDPLENSRHAQLISRSGSLIPVYVVPTDEELMIAQHTLSLLMNTPSSNPRQERVS, encoded by the coding sequence ATGGATACGATCCTCGTCGTCAACGCCGGTTCCTCCAGCGTCAAGTTCCAGATCTTCTCGGTTGAGGGCGATGGGCGGCTCCGGCGGCAGATCAAGGGGCAGATGGACGGCATTGGCGCTCGTCCGCGGCTGAAGGCGAGCGGCGCGGGGGGCGATTCCCTGGCCGATCGGGCCTACCCGATCGAGGCGGTGCCGGACGTTTCAACTGCAATGGGTGTGGCGGGTGAGTGGCTACGCGAGGAGCTTCGCATTCACCCGATCGCGATCGGGCATCGGGTAGTGCATGGCGGCCCGGACTACGACAAGCCTGTTCTGATCGACCATGGCGTGGTGGGCCGGCTGGAGCGCCTCATCAATCTCGCGCCGCTCCACCAACCCCATAACCTGTCGCCGATCCGTTCGATCCTGACGAACTTCCCGACGCTGCCGCAGGTCGCGTGCTTCGACACCGCATTTCACCGCACGCATGGTGCGCTGGCGGACTACTACGCGATTCCGCATCGGCTTCATGCCGAGGGCGTGCGACGCTATGGCTTTCACGGCCTGTCCTACGAGTACATCGCCAGGACTCTGCCGAGCGTCGCCCCCGAAATCGCAAAGCGTCGGGTGATCGTCGCTCACCTCGGCAGCGGCGCCTCCATGTGCGCGATCAAGGATGGCCGAAGCGTCGAGAGCACGATGGGTTTCACCGCGCTGGACGGTCTGCCCATGGGAACGCGGCCGGGCCAGCTCGATCCGGGCGTTGTGCTCTACCTGATTACCGAGAAGGGCATGTCGGCTGCGAGCGTGCAGGACTTTCTTTACCGCGAATGCGGTCTGAAGGGCCTTTCCGGTGTCAGCAACGATATGCGTGAGCTCGAGAAGAGTGCCGATGCCAAGGCAAAGCTTGCGATCGACTATTTCGCTTATCGGATCGGCCTTAATGCCGGCATGTTGGCAGCAGCCTTGCAAGGTTTGGACGCCTTTGTCTTCACGGCCGGCATTGGTGAGAATTCCGCAACTATTCGTGCCCGCGTGGCGGAGCAGCTGGGTTGGCTCGGGGTCGCGCTCGACCCACTCGAAAATTCGCGCCATGCCCAGCTGATCTCGCGCTCCGGAAGTCTCATCCCTGTTTACGTAGTGCCGACCGATGAAGAGTTGATGATCGCACAGCATACGCTGTCGCTGCTGATGAACACACCATCGAGCAACCCCAGACAAGAGAGGGTGTCATGA
- the fabI gene encoding enoyl-ACP reductase FabI, producing MIPVYPETKVALKGKKGVVVGIANDQSIAWGCARAFRALGAELAVTYLNDRAKKHVEPLAQALEAPIFMPLDVMAEGQTEQVFEHIAKEWGQLDFLLHSIAFSPKEALHGRVVDVGREGFLKTMEVSCWSFLRMAHLAEPLMKNGGTMFTMTYYGSQMVVENYNIMGVAKAALESAVRYAAAELGPKGIRVHAISPGPLATRAASGIPEFDELMDKAQSKAPARSLVSIDDVGNATAFLALDGAKLMTGGVLYIDGGYHIID from the coding sequence ATGATTCCCGTGTATCCTGAGACCAAGGTTGCGCTGAAGGGCAAGAAGGGAGTGGTCGTCGGCATCGCCAACGATCAATCCATCGCATGGGGTTGCGCAAGGGCGTTCCGTGCGCTCGGTGCCGAGCTTGCGGTCACCTACCTGAACGACCGTGCAAAGAAGCACGTCGAGCCGCTCGCCCAGGCGCTGGAGGCGCCGATCTTCATGCCGCTCGACGTGATGGCCGAAGGCCAGACCGAGCAGGTTTTCGAGCACATCGCGAAGGAGTGGGGGCAGCTCGATTTCCTGCTGCACTCGATTGCCTTTTCGCCCAAGGAAGCCTTGCACGGCCGGGTCGTGGATGTCGGCCGCGAGGGCTTCCTCAAGACCATGGAGGTCTCGTGCTGGTCGTTCCTGCGGATGGCTCATCTGGCTGAGCCGCTCATGAAGAACGGCGGCACGATGTTTACGATGACCTATTACGGCAGTCAGATGGTGGTCGAGAACTACAACATCATGGGTGTGGCGAAAGCCGCGCTGGAATCGGCGGTTCGCTATGCCGCGGCCGAACTGGGCCCAAAAGGCATCCGGGTGCATGCGATCTCGCCTGGCCCGCTCGCCACTCGCGCGGCCTCGGGCATCCCGGAATTCGACGAATTGATGGACAAGGCACAATCGAAGGCGCCGGCGCGGAGCCTGGTGAGCATCGACGATGTCGGCAATGCCACTGCATTCCTGGCGCTCGATGGCGCCAAGCTCATGACTGGCGGGGTGCTCTACATCGACGGCGGCTATCACATCATCGATTGA
- a CDS encoding DUF3551 domain-containing protein, whose protein sequence is MRIALLSLVLLVIGSLSGHAQTYDPRYPVCMKLYEGSLDGGEWIDCSYTSMPECRASASGRPAMCEVNPYFTPAQRRPFGSNDGNRRHY, encoded by the coding sequence ATGCGCATCGCCCTACTGAGCTTGGTGTTGCTGGTCATCGGCTCTTTGTCAGGGCACGCTCAGACCTATGACCCTCGGTATCCAGTCTGCATGAAACTATACGAGGGGTCTCTGGATGGCGGGGAGTGGATTGATTGCAGCTACACATCGATGCCGGAATGTCGCGCGTCAGCATCCGGCCGTCCGGCCATGTGTGAGGTAAACCCGTACTTCACCCCGGCGCAAAGGCGTCCCTTCGGCAGCAATGACGGCAACAGACGCCATTACTGA
- a CDS encoding MaoC family dehydratase — translation MRIFSDFNEIKAAVGTEIGVSDWVEITQERINQFAEATCDEQWIHVDQERAKTEMPGGKTIAHGLLSLALAPLFIRSVIGLKGLRNTLNYGADRIRYLAPVPAGSRLRGRVTIAEAEDVPPDGLRVNYHLVIEIEGGTKPACVAELIALHYR, via the coding sequence ATGCGGATATTCAGCGATTTCAATGAGATCAAAGCGGCCGTCGGCACCGAGATCGGGGTGAGCGATTGGGTCGAGATCACGCAGGAACGCATCAACCAGTTCGCGGAAGCGACCTGCGACGAACAATGGATTCACGTCGATCAGGAGCGCGCCAAGACGGAAATGCCCGGCGGCAAGACCATCGCCCACGGGCTGCTGTCGCTGGCTCTCGCGCCGCTGTTCATTCGATCCGTGATCGGCCTGAAAGGTCTGCGCAATACCCTGAACTACGGCGCCGACCGGATTCGCTACCTGGCGCCCGTGCCGGCGGGATCCAGGCTACGGGGACGGGTCACCATTGCGGAAGCGGAGGATGTACCTCCCGACGGCCTGCGTGTGAACTATCATCTCGTGATCGAGATCGAAGGCGGTACGAAGCCCGCCTGTGTCGCCGAGCTGATCGCGCTGCATTATCGCTGA
- a CDS encoding 3-oxoacid CoA-transferase subunit B, producing MDAQEIIARRVAKELKPGNLVNLGIGIPTLVANYVSPELKVFFQSENGLIGTGPIPEQGMEHPLLTDAGGRPISALPGASTFDSAMSFGLIRGGHVDVTVLGGLQVDAHGHLANWMIPGKMVPGMGGAMDLVSGAKRVIVAMQHAAKGKSKIVKQCNLPLTSDRPVSLVVTDLAVIGFPGGKATLLETAPGVSVGEVMAVTEAELAIGDTVPEMKI from the coding sequence ATGGACGCACAGGAGATCATCGCCCGGCGCGTCGCGAAAGAGCTCAAGCCGGGCAACCTCGTCAATCTCGGCATCGGCATCCCGACCCTGGTGGCCAATTACGTCTCACCCGAGTTGAAAGTGTTCTTCCAGTCGGAAAACGGGCTGATCGGCACCGGACCAATCCCCGAGCAAGGGATGGAGCATCCGCTACTCACTGACGCAGGCGGGCGGCCCATCAGCGCGCTGCCAGGCGCAAGCACGTTTGACAGCGCAATGTCCTTCGGTCTGATCCGCGGCGGCCATGTCGACGTGACTGTGCTTGGCGGCCTGCAGGTCGACGCGCACGGCCACCTCGCCAACTGGATGATCCCCGGCAAGATGGTGCCGGGCATGGGCGGAGCCATGGATCTGGTCAGCGGCGCCAAACGGGTCATCGTGGCCATGCAGCATGCGGCGAAGGGCAAATCGAAGATCGTCAAGCAGTGTAACCTGCCGCTGACATCGGATCGGCCGGTGAGCCTCGTGGTCACCGACCTCGCGGTGATCGGATTTCCAGGCGGCAAGGCCACCCTGCTCGAGACTGCGCCCGGCGTCAGCGTCGGCGAGGTCATGGCGGTCACGGAAGCCGAACTCGCCATTGGCGACACCGTTCCGGAAATGAAGATTTGA
- a CDS encoding CoA transferase subunit A, whose translation MRAVSVEEAVAMIPAGASIMIGGFMGVGTPERLLDELVRQKKSNLSVISNDAATPGKGVGKLFDAMLVSRLTATHIGLNPKAQQQMLANQVAVDLIPQGTFAERIRAGGCGLGGVLTPTGVGTLVAEGKRQIEVDGRPYLLETALRAQFALVHTFLADYLGNLAYALTSRNFNPVMAMAADTVIVTAEHIVPVGVIAPDHVMTPAPLVDYLITNANG comes from the coding sequence ATGAGGGCCGTTTCCGTCGAAGAAGCCGTTGCGATGATCCCCGCCGGCGCCAGCATCATGATCGGCGGCTTTATGGGAGTCGGGACCCCGGAGCGCCTGCTCGACGAACTGGTCCGACAGAAGAAGAGCAACCTGAGCGTCATCAGCAACGACGCGGCAACGCCAGGCAAGGGAGTCGGCAAACTATTCGATGCGATGCTCGTCTCCCGGCTGACGGCAACCCATATCGGCCTCAATCCGAAGGCGCAGCAGCAGATGCTGGCCAATCAGGTTGCCGTCGATCTGATCCCGCAGGGCACCTTTGCCGAGCGCATTCGTGCGGGCGGGTGCGGGCTGGGAGGCGTGCTCACGCCGACCGGCGTCGGCACTCTCGTCGCCGAAGGCAAGCGCCAGATCGAGGTCGACGGCCGGCCGTATCTGCTCGAAACGGCGCTGCGGGCGCAGTTCGCGCTGGTTCATACCTTTCTTGCCGACTACCTCGGCAACCTCGCCTATGCGCTCACCTCCCGCAATTTCAATCCGGTCATGGCGATGGCCGCCGACACCGTGATCGTGACCGCGGAGCACATCGTGCCGGTCGGCGTCATCGCACCCGATCACGTCATGACGCCGGCCCCGCTTGTCGACTACCTCATCACCAACGCAAACGGGTGA
- a CDS encoding alpha/beta fold hydrolase has product MPFLAHGSYRIRYELDGPAGAPAYVLVNGLTQYAELWAAYRDALVARHFRVATFDLLGQGESDKPALFISQDDQVAALRLLIEELGDGPVFLSGISFGGLIALRYAIAHGDRLAGLVPMSCFAELPPQLFLLGNALRTGLILGGTSYLQDLLLPMNVSDQWLAPVLDKLDSVKRQGWLVNDVYALQNLMESFLDFEPLTAQLPSIGMPTMILNGEFDFLTPRALHETLRVQIPNSSLVIIPRAYHAFTLEKPALTADLLARFADDVLAGHWQGNQAVWIAPDDAGGDLIPFPAGYDHLRAIPVQRVRT; this is encoded by the coding sequence ATGCCCTTTCTTGCCCACGGTTCGTACCGGATCCGGTACGAGCTTGACGGTCCCGCTGGCGCGCCGGCCTACGTGTTGGTCAACGGCCTCACGCAGTATGCCGAGCTGTGGGCGGCTTATCGCGACGCGCTCGTCGCGCGCCACTTCCGCGTCGCCACGTTCGACCTGCTCGGCCAAGGCGAGTCCGACAAGCCCGCTCTCTTCATCAGCCAGGACGATCAGGTCGCGGCGCTTCGCCTGCTGATCGAGGAGTTGGGCGACGGCCCTGTGTTCCTGAGCGGCATCAGCTTCGGCGGCCTGATCGCGTTGCGCTACGCCATTGCTCATGGCGACCGATTGGCCGGACTGGTACCGATGAGTTGCTTTGCCGAGCTGCCGCCGCAACTATTCCTGCTCGGCAACGCACTGCGCACCGGCCTGATCCTCGGCGGGACCAGCTATCTTCAGGATCTGCTGCTGCCGATGAACGTCTCGGATCAATGGCTCGCGCCTGTCCTGGATAAGCTCGACAGCGTGAAACGGCAGGGTTGGCTGGTGAACGATGTTTACGCGCTGCAGAACCTGATGGAATCCTTCCTCGATTTCGAGCCGCTAACGGCGCAACTGCCGTCGATCGGCATGCCGACGATGATCCTGAACGGCGAGTTCGACTTCCTCACGCCGCGCGCGCTTCACGAAACCCTCCGCGTTCAGATCCCTAACAGCTCACTGGTGATTATTCCACGGGCCTATCACGCCTTTACGCTGGAGAAGCCGGCGTTAACGGCCGACCTGCTCGCGCGTTTCGCGGACGATGTGTTGGCCGGCCACTGGCAGGGCAACCAGGCCGTCTGGATCGCGCCCGACGACGCCGGCGGCGACCTGATCCCGTTTCCTGCCGGATACGATCATTTGCGCGCCATCCCGGTGCAGAGAGTGCGTACATGA
- a CDS encoding alpha/beta hydrolase → MIGRHIVRRYVLSFLLLLIGTSLAIAQPFTRRSSQMQHDELKKTYEIENFRLGGKYDLNDPSKWENGGEGGVTLESLGAGKLRSAYIAVGTPRRNAAGEITNAVIINSYYSGDSTDMYEQWVKGAALSGGVPIIGPGRPIDTDRYYVVMVDPLGTWGASKPSDGLGIKFPQYSYYDMVQVNYRMLHDGLNIAHAALVTGVSMGGTQTYVWGVMHPEFVSALMPIGGTTQSDAEDPVGNWTFQLMTAAIESDPVWQSTKGDYYKLPKEKHPMPGVAFGWSVLGLTGYDFAFRTSQSFAAVQPEVFYWDPPNEKAGSSVTNRAKLYDAVDLVWRNRVGENHNVNPYLGRIQARTMVMHITNDQWLNYKLAERAVDRIPGADLIAEESPVAHYGVFSIVNHRKNDPKFVAFMDDVASLDRAQKFVDKNYRVPGVAENIDPAKSFWKDYVTYPYPVKYANAKDRSGNSWQIGYMDEYAGTDRDPKVLVIIHGKGAFAGHYGNVMQYALRSGLRVIAPDLPHYGMSGPGNLDKSPARTMQDMREVIYDLVVRQLGVKKAYYLGHSLGGQFVMGYALTWPDAVQGLALEAPSGLEEYPRDITIAKDKKARLFDQAFDHDFDKWKATWGPTGVLDSEIKRSEQNIRDFFYFKKRDPESNVVSAAKAGYFFNDSEYARLHTEQRVGLTKGNPKELEQWCNVFIYDIYTIGAELQQDDPKNLYERLTQIKQPIFLSFGDKEPFIPTPAFNGLTDLGRDVISPFMTRMTNAGNRPILKIYPETGHFIHTDNPVEFPVDVVDFVTKGSVDTSSPLGIDRMIKGAVVSALPVAPTPPGAAPTAGLNK, encoded by the coding sequence ATGATCGGGAGGCACATCGTGCGCCGTTATGTCCTCAGCTTTTTACTGTTATTGATCGGTACTTCGCTCGCGATCGCGCAACCATTTACGCGTCGCTCGTCGCAGATGCAGCACGACGAGTTGAAGAAGACGTATGAGATCGAGAATTTCCGTCTCGGCGGCAAGTACGATCTCAATGATCCTTCGAAATGGGAGAACGGCGGCGAGGGCGGTGTCACGCTGGAATCGCTCGGCGCCGGCAAGCTGCGCAGTGCCTATATCGCCGTCGGCACGCCGCGGCGTAACGCAGCGGGCGAGATTACGAACGCTGTGATCATCAATTCCTACTATTCGGGCGACTCCACTGACATGTATGAGCAGTGGGTCAAGGGGGCTGCCCTCTCCGGAGGCGTGCCGATCATCGGTCCGGGCCGGCCGATTGATACCGATCGCTATTATGTCGTTATGGTCGATCCGCTTGGCACCTGGGGTGCAAGCAAGCCATCCGACGGCCTCGGAATCAAATTCCCGCAATACAGCTACTATGACATGGTGCAGGTGAATTATCGCATGCTGCACGACGGCCTGAATATCGCCCACGCGGCGCTAGTGACCGGTGTCTCCATGGGCGGCACCCAGACATATGTCTGGGGCGTCATGCATCCGGAGTTTGTCAGCGCGCTGATGCCGATCGGCGGCACCACGCAGTCCGATGCCGAGGACCCGGTCGGCAACTGGACCTTTCAGCTGATGACAGCGGCGATCGAGTCCGATCCGGTGTGGCAGTCCACGAAGGGCGACTACTACAAGCTGCCCAAGGAGAAGCATCCGATGCCCGGCGTGGCCTTTGGATGGTCCGTGCTCGGCCTGACCGGTTATGATTTCGCGTTCCGCACCAGCCAGAGTTTCGCTGCGGTCCAGCCGGAGGTCTTTTACTGGGATCCGCCGAATGAGAAAGCCGGCAGCAGCGTGACCAATCGCGCCAAGCTGTATGACGCCGTCGATCTCGTCTGGCGCAACCGAGTCGGCGAGAACCACAACGTCAACCCGTATCTCGGCCGCATCCAGGCCCGCACGATGGTGATGCATATCACCAACGACCAGTGGCTGAATTACAAGCTGGCCGAACGGGCTGTCGACCGCATCCCTGGCGCGGACTTGATCGCCGAGGAGAGCCCCGTCGCCCACTACGGCGTGTTCTCGATCGTCAACCACCGGAAGAACGATCCGAAGTTCGTCGCTTTCATGGATGATGTCGCGAGCCTCGATCGCGCGCAGAAGTTCGTGGACAAGAACTATCGCGTGCCGGGGGTTGCGGAAAACATCGATCCCGCGAAGTCGTTCTGGAAGGACTACGTGACCTATCCCTATCCGGTCAAATACGCCAACGCGAAGGACAGGAGCGGCAACTCTTGGCAGATCGGCTACATGGACGAATATGCTGGCACCGACAGGGATCCGAAGGTGCTGGTCATCATCCACGGCAAAGGCGCCTTCGCCGGTCACTACGGCAACGTCATGCAGTACGCGTTGCGCAGCGGACTGCGCGTGATCGCGCCCGATCTGCCGCATTACGGCATGTCCGGGCCCGGCAATCTCGACAAGAGCCCGGCACGCACGATGCAGGACATGCGCGAGGTCATCTATGACCTCGTTGTCAGGCAGCTCGGCGTCAAGAAAGCCTATTATCTCGGTCACTCGCTCGGTGGTCAGTTCGTGATGGGCTATGCCCTGACCTGGCCGGACGCGGTGCAGGGCCTCGCGCTCGAAGCGCCCTCGGGGCTCGAGGAATACCCGCGCGACATCACGATCGCCAAGGACAAGAAGGCGAGGCTGTTCGACCAGGCCTTCGACCACGATTTCGACAAGTGGAAGGCGACCTGGGGCCCGACCGGCGTTCTCGATTCCGAAATCAAACGTTCGGAGCAGAACATCCGCGACTTCTTCTACTTCAAGAAGCGCGATCCGGAGTCCAACGTGGTGTCGGCGGCCAAGGCGGGTTACTTCTTTAACGACAGCGAGTATGCCCGCTTGCATACGGAGCAGCGTGTCGGGCTGACCAAGGGCAACCCCAAGGAGCTCGAACAGTGGTGCAACGTCTTCATCTACGACATCTATACGATCGGTGCGGAGCTGCAGCAGGACGATCCGAAGAATCTCTACGAGCGCCTCACCCAGATCAAGCAGCCGATCTTCCTGTCGTTCGGCGACAAGGAGCCGTTCATCCCGACGCCGGCCTTCAATGGCCTCACCGACCTCGGGCGCGACGTCATCTCGCCCTTCATGACGCGGATGACCAATGCGGGCAATCGGCCGATCCTGAAGATCTATCCGGAGACTGGTCACTTCATCCACACCGACAATCCGGTCGAGTTCCCGGTTGACGTGGTGGACTTTGTGACCAAGGGAAGCGTCGATACCTCGTCGCCCCTGGGCATCGATCGCATGATCAAGGGTGCGGTGGTCTCCGCCTTGCCGGTGGCGCCGACGCCGCCCGGCGCAGCGCCCACGGCCGGCCTCAACAAATAG